One genomic window of Methanosarcina acetivorans C2A includes the following:
- a CDS encoding dihydroneopterin aldolase family protein → MAGNKITDRDNALFEAGIKLGALYHQFTGSPVNLRTASSLEQAIQESISVQPFVESISVKIDRDLLKSKLNSEFGYTELQGPMLDVKITVKYGSSRVKVAMEFDSELNYPLMKIESLE, encoded by the coding sequence TTGGCCGGAAATAAAATAACCGATAGAGATAACGCACTTTTTGAAGCAGGAATAAAACTGGGAGCTCTCTACCATCAGTTTACGGGTTCCCCGGTAAACCTGAGAACGGCTTCAAGCCTTGAGCAGGCTATTCAGGAAAGCATTTCAGTTCAGCCTTTTGTGGAAAGCATCTCCGTGAAAATTGACCGGGATCTCTTGAAAAGTAAGCTAAACAGTGAGTTCGGATACACCGAGCTTCAGGGTCCCATGCTTGATGTCAAAATCACTGTAAAATACGGCTCTTCACGGGTGAAAGTTGCAATGGAATTCGACTCCGAACTGAATTATCCATTGATGAAAATTGAAAGTTTAGAATAA
- a CDS encoding acetylornithine transaminase, with product MTENIIESGDPQARYDSVIEKDSKYVMQTYGRQPLVLSKGKGAVVQDIYGKEYIDCVAGIAVNNVGHCHPTVVKAIQAQAENLIHVSNLYYTEIQAEFAETLASITGMERVFFCNSGAESVEAAMKLARVATGKSAFVAAEHSFHGRTIGALSVTHKSMYRDPFMPPVSSETTFVPYSDAEAIRQAISENTAAVILEPIQGEGGINIPDPGYLKEVREICDETGALLIFDEVQTGFGRTGTWFCKEQFGVEPDIMSMSKAIGGGFPMGAIAAHNGINFGRGQHASTFGGGPLACAAALASVKVIREEKLLERSKEMGAYFMKKLAGMVRDDVVEVRGKGLMIGVEIKYPCGKFVDFAREQGVLVNCTSDSVLRLVPPLVITKEQIDTVVDVLEQA from the coding sequence TTGACAGAAAACATTATTGAATCCGGGGACCCGCAGGCAAGGTACGATTCCGTTATAGAAAAAGACTCAAAATATGTAATGCAGACCTACGGGCGCCAGCCCCTTGTGCTTTCAAAAGGTAAGGGAGCGGTCGTTCAGGATATTTACGGGAAAGAGTATATCGACTGCGTGGCGGGGATCGCGGTAAACAATGTAGGGCACTGCCACCCGACAGTTGTTAAAGCAATCCAGGCACAGGCAGAGAACCTGATTCATGTTTCAAATCTTTATTATACTGAAATCCAGGCAGAGTTTGCGGAAACCCTTGCCTCGATTACAGGGATGGAGCGCGTCTTTTTCTGCAACTCGGGAGCCGAATCCGTAGAAGCTGCAATGAAACTGGCTCGTGTGGCTACGGGAAAAAGCGCTTTTGTAGCTGCCGAACACTCCTTCCATGGGAGGACTATAGGAGCTCTCAGCGTGACCCACAAAAGCATGTACAGGGACCCCTTCATGCCACCGGTAAGCTCCGAAACCACCTTTGTCCCGTATTCCGATGCCGAGGCTATCAGGCAGGCAATTTCCGAAAACACCGCAGCAGTAATCCTTGAGCCCATTCAAGGAGAAGGCGGGATAAACATACCGGACCCCGGATACTTAAAAGAAGTAAGGGAGATCTGTGACGAGACCGGCGCCCTCCTGATCTTTGATGAAGTGCAGACCGGCTTTGGAAGGACAGGCACCTGGTTTTGCAAAGAGCAGTTCGGGGTTGAACCCGACATCATGAGCATGTCAAAAGCCATAGGAGGAGGTTTCCCTATGGGCGCCATTGCAGCCCACAACGGGATCAATTTCGGGCGCGGACAGCATGCTTCTACCTTCGGAGGCGGGCCACTTGCCTGTGCAGCCGCTCTTGCTTCGGTTAAGGTGATAAGGGAAGAAAAGCTTCTCGAGCGCTCAAAGGAAATGGGGGCTTATTTCATGAAAAAGCTTGCAGGCATGGTAAGGGATGACGTTGTGGAAGTCCGCGGGAAAGGGCTCATGATAGGCGTTGAGATCAAATACCCCTGCGGCAAATTTGTTGACTTTGCAAGGGAACAGGGTGTACTTGTAAACTGCACCTCGGATTCAGTACTCCGCCTTGTCCCCCCACTTGTGATTACGAAAGAACAGATCGATACGGTAGTTGATGTTCTTGAGCAGGCCTGA
- a CDS encoding phosphatidylserine decarboxylase, with amino-acid sequence MIAKGSEPWLFAAASATALFAILSWATDSLPFLNHAAHMGMALTFFMVIFFRDPERKVEISDAYMISPADGTVIDIRDRKICIFMFLQNVHVNRAPISGKIREITYKKGGYLPAFCKDSERNERNEFIIHSKYGDVEVTQIAGTIARRIVTYSNVNDSVEQGQRIGMIRFGSRVDVTIPHDFDITVCKGERVLAGKTVIATIKNDRDF; translated from the coding sequence ATGATTGCAAAAGGATCCGAACCCTGGCTTTTCGCAGCTGCATCCGCAACTGCCCTGTTTGCAATTCTCTCATGGGCAACGGATAGTTTACCATTCCTTAATCATGCAGCTCACATGGGAATGGCATTAACTTTCTTTATGGTTATCTTTTTCAGGGACCCCGAAAGAAAGGTGGAAATCTCTGACGCTTATATGATTTCTCCTGCCGATGGTACGGTTATCGACATCAGAGACAGGAAAATCTGCATTTTTATGTTTCTTCAGAATGTACACGTAAACAGAGCTCCGATTTCCGGAAAAATCAGGGAAATTACCTACAAGAAAGGCGGTTATCTCCCCGCTTTTTGTAAGGATTCGGAAAGGAATGAAAGAAACGAGTTCATTATTCATAGCAAGTACGGGGATGTAGAGGTCACACAGATTGCAGGCACTATTGCCCGCAGAATTGTCACATATTCGAATGTGAATGACAGTGTAGAACAGGGACAGCGGATCGGGATGATCCGTTTCGGGTCAAGAGTCGATGTAACAATTCCTCATGATTTCGATATTACAGTCTGTAAAGGGGAGCGGGTGCTTGCAGGCAAAACCGTTATAGCAACAATAAAAAATGACAGGGACTTTTGA
- the hisC gene encoding histidinol-phosphate transaminase → MFLSRPELIKKEIFEIAEYVPGKSIEEIAAAYGIDPPSIIKLGSNENPLGPSPKAVRALVETAPGANIYPSADARELREVLSKYTGFPVSNIVASGPGMDGLLDGLCRIIIEKGDEVIVPTPTFAYYELPARACGGKPVFVRRNPDFSLDPEKILGAVSPRTKIIFLCSPNNPSGNLLPEADLRKIVENTHALVFVDEAYVEFADRNLTGLVREYDNLAVGRTFSKVFGLAGLRLGYGILPEWLVKEYSRAATPFSVSLLALRAGVAALSDTDHLNKSINLAREGREYLKKNIPFAVYPSQANFVLVDVTPLKAKKVSENLMKKGIIVRPCDSFREAGDSLIRVTVGTPEQNEKVVRAFEISKTEV, encoded by the coding sequence ATGTTCTTGAGCAGGCCTGAACTGATAAAAAAAGAAATCTTTGAAATCGCAGAGTACGTTCCCGGAAAATCCATAGAAGAGATAGCTGCCGCTTACGGGATTGACCCGCCTTCGATTATCAAACTCGGCTCAAACGAAAACCCCCTCGGGCCCTCCCCGAAAGCCGTCAGAGCTCTCGTAGAGACAGCTCCAGGAGCAAATATTTACCCCTCAGCCGATGCACGGGAACTGAGAGAAGTCCTCTCGAAATACACCGGTTTTCCGGTATCGAACATCGTCGCCTCCGGCCCCGGAATGGACGGGCTCCTTGACGGGCTTTGCAGGATAATCATTGAAAAGGGAGACGAGGTTATTGTCCCTACCCCAACCTTTGCTTATTACGAACTGCCTGCCAGAGCCTGCGGAGGAAAACCGGTTTTTGTCAGGCGGAACCCCGACTTTTCCCTGGATCCTGAAAAGATCCTTGGAGCCGTCTCGCCCAGGACAAAGATCATTTTTCTCTGCTCCCCAAACAATCCTTCGGGCAACCTACTTCCTGAAGCCGACCTGAGGAAAATCGTCGAAAACACCCATGCCCTCGTGTTTGTGGACGAAGCATATGTTGAGTTTGCGGACAGGAACCTCACAGGGCTCGTAAGGGAATATGACAACCTGGCGGTTGGGAGGACTTTCTCCAAGGTGTTCGGGCTTGCAGGCCTGCGCCTGGGATATGGGATATTGCCAGAATGGCTCGTAAAAGAGTATTCAAGGGCAGCCACCCCATTTTCAGTGAGCCTTCTGGCTTTAAGGGCAGGAGTAGCCGCACTTTCGGATACCGACCACCTGAATAAAAGCATAAATCTTGCAAGGGAAGGTAGGGAATACCTTAAGAAAAATATCCCGTTCGCGGTTTATCCTTCGCAAGCAAACTTCGTGCTCGTAGATGTTACCCCCCTGAAAGCAAAAAAAGTCTCAGAAAACCTTATGAAAAAAGGAATAATCGTGCGGCCATGTGATTCTTTCAGAGAAGCCGGAGATTCCCTTATCAGGGTAACAGTCGGCACCCCCGAACAGAATGAAAAGGTAGTCAGAGCTTTTGAAATTTCAAAAACAGAGGTTTGA
- a CDS encoding archaetidylserine synthase gives MNVFQMLRLPDLVSLLNLICGIGSIAVAAQSNSFGFALILLLIAAIADGADGYIARRFKGGELGEQLDSLADAVSFGVAPALLIFLEFGEQDPLVAIFAAFYAVCGVLRLARFNSTISTSKPGFEGLPITAGCIMLVTYLLLGESIVGITFLLALTLALSILMVSSVSYPKIRNIRVLAFVAAVFGITILLYFIDLEYMRLFSFLPFILMLTYLFSPFLKVPLISPVNSKEQGNKKGLKAGGGKEKQ, from the coding sequence ATGAACGTATTTCAAATGTTACGGCTCCCGGACTTGGTCTCTCTTTTGAACCTGATCTGCGGGATTGGCTCCATTGCAGTAGCTGCCCAGAGTAACTCTTTTGGCTTTGCTTTGATCTTACTCCTGATTGCGGCAATTGCAGACGGAGCAGACGGATACATCGCCCGCAGGTTCAAAGGAGGAGAACTTGGGGAGCAACTCGACTCCCTCGCCGATGCAGTCTCTTTTGGGGTCGCTCCCGCTCTTCTTATCTTTCTGGAATTCGGAGAACAGGACCCTCTTGTCGCGATATTTGCAGCTTTTTATGCTGTATGCGGAGTGCTAAGGCTCGCCCGTTTCAATTCTACGATATCTACCTCGAAGCCCGGATTTGAAGGACTCCCCATCACTGCAGGTTGTATTATGCTGGTTACCTATCTTTTGCTTGGAGAAAGTATCGTAGGTATAACCTTTTTGCTGGCTCTGACTTTAGCCCTTTCTATCCTTATGGTGAGTTCCGTAAGTTATCCCAAGATCCGGAATATCAGGGTCCTTGCTTTTGTAGCTGCGGTTTTCGGGATAACTATTCTTCTGTACTTTATTGATCTGGAGTACATGCGGCTTTTTTCTTTCCTGCCCTTCATTCTTATGCTTACTTACCTGTTTTCTCCTTTCCTGAAGGTCCCTTTGATCAGCCCTGTTAACAGTAAAGAGCAGGGGAACAAAAAGGGACTGAAAGCCGGAGGGGGAAAAGAAAAGCAGTAA